The Rhizobium leguminosarum genome includes a region encoding these proteins:
- the istB gene encoding IS21-like element helper ATPase IstB, with translation MLTHPTLDQMQALGLAGMATAYRELAAQNNSSDLSRDEWLGLMLDRETALRSDKRLTNRLAASKLRFPDACIENIDFAAHRGLDRRNTLSLAQGAWLKAHENMIITGQTGTGKTWLACAFGRQAARLDHSILYLRMPRLFEDLGLARLDGRFPRLVDKLARVQLLILDDWGTHTLTDQQRLDLLEIFEERYRRKSTLITAQLPVAQWHDMIGEPTIADAILDRIIHNAHRIALEGDSMRRQKTPSHLTGAENGEINRS, from the coding sequence ATGCTGACACATCCAACCCTCGATCAGATGCAGGCCCTTGGCCTTGCCGGAATGGCAACGGCCTATCGCGAACTTGCCGCTCAGAACAACAGCAGCGATCTCAGCCGCGACGAGTGGCTCGGCCTGATGCTCGATCGGGAAACGGCTCTGCGATCCGACAAGCGCCTGACCAACCGGCTTGCAGCTTCAAAGCTCCGCTTTCCCGACGCCTGCATCGAGAACATCGACTTTGCCGCTCATCGTGGTCTCGACCGCCGCAACACTCTGTCGCTTGCGCAAGGGGCGTGGTTGAAGGCACATGAGAATATGATCATCACCGGCCAGACCGGCACGGGAAAAACCTGGCTCGCCTGCGCCTTCGGCCGTCAGGCTGCCCGGCTCGATCATTCCATCCTCTACCTGCGTATGCCGCGTCTGTTCGAAGATCTGGGCCTTGCCAGGCTTGACGGCCGCTTTCCACGCCTGGTCGACAAACTCGCCCGCGTCCAGTTGCTGATCCTCGACGACTGGGGAACGCACACGCTCACAGATCAACAACGCCTCGACCTGCTGGAAATCTTCGAGGAACGCTATCGCCGGAAATCAACGCTCATCACCGCGCAGCTTCCTGTCGCCCAGTGGCATGACATGATCGGAGAACCGACCATCGCAGACGCAATCCTCGATCGGATCATCCACAATGCGCACCGCATTGCCCTTGAAGGCGACAGCATGCGACGGCAAAAAACACCATCCCACTTGACCGGCGCTGAAAACGGCGAAATCAATCGCTCATGA
- a CDS encoding Mu transposase C-terminal domain-containing protein produces the protein MAAALNAYRYREENQFEYRIYSFYKGDRVEDRDIMYEWQRSAQDGHWFLRVGDPGPEEFFSHIDLHKGFHRPKNPMGYIPRRRPQHGHFASTDISSLLSPLKPDEQKHILFCVDWCKRFANAYERGEVKRTKADAARWAIEQHALIVAAAEKLHEDEGRKRQTMETIPAAPKGGTLLDWVTRYERADYDPIVFYDNTGKGRREHFTAPELVIINEHVAIKASSDRTAITELYEMLEAAFDRENDVIRKQNKALGAKVHKELRVPNIDTFRERCNQIPRGHLELAYLGKEAARNKNAAVRFGIDTDRPLERIELDESQVDLMTIMMLAGLWNKLTKAEKDVVSRVRLWITAAIDTATRSLLGLRFHPEEPSASTAVATLGMVFQDKSQLSETLGCVTRWKQQGNAEEVVIDSATWLASMAMRVAVLDAGACFFQPKAGDPRSKGTIERWFRTINRDALATFAGRTWGSPDEMGDLTASEQASIAYDQYAELMYRFLIDVYHNTAHYGLQGETPLAAWERLNKFYKPTPPMSQNIHRHIFGVKGTRKLTNAGIRFLGIQYWSKALHHLFLKKDIDVEIRVGISDLGMISVQHEQGWLNVPALHQEFAGMSVWKWMAFNKRLRILNQRTAKVHRSVALRAKEYLRNQAEIARAEAQLGTAVVNDDDFKRWEKSLAHTVEIIDDEEEEVPVLHDESNLIDLYSDMYAGMLLAREEAKAQKRAAEHAKTSKRGNSDRSKRPSASVEAAPATDRSSSSLDPAPAIAPSTSSRFDR, from the coding sequence ATGGCTGCTGCACTGAACGCCTACCGCTACCGCGAAGAGAACCAATTCGAATACCGCATCTATTCCTTCTACAAAGGCGACCGCGTCGAAGATCGCGACATCATGTACGAGTGGCAGCGCTCCGCTCAGGATGGTCATTGGTTCCTGCGCGTCGGCGATCCCGGTCCCGAGGAGTTCTTCTCACATATCGATTTGCACAAGGGATTCCATCGCCCAAAAAACCCGATGGGTTACATCCCGCGTCGCCGCCCTCAGCATGGCCATTTTGCTTCGACCGACATCTCAAGCCTGCTCAGTCCCCTCAAGCCCGATGAGCAGAAGCACATCCTCTTCTGCGTAGATTGGTGCAAGCGCTTCGCAAACGCCTACGAACGCGGCGAGGTAAAGCGTACCAAAGCAGATGCGGCACGTTGGGCTATCGAACAGCACGCGCTGATCGTCGCGGCGGCGGAGAAGCTGCATGAGGATGAAGGCCGAAAACGCCAGACCATGGAAACCATTCCCGCTGCGCCCAAGGGAGGAACACTTCTCGACTGGGTAACGCGCTACGAGCGTGCGGACTACGATCCCATCGTGTTCTACGACAACACCGGTAAGGGCCGGAGAGAGCATTTTACCGCACCCGAACTGGTGATTATCAATGAGCATGTCGCGATCAAGGCGTCGTCGGATCGGACAGCAATCACCGAACTCTATGAAATGCTGGAAGCGGCGTTCGATCGAGAGAACGACGTAATCAGGAAACAGAACAAGGCGTTAGGTGCAAAGGTTCATAAAGAACTTCGAGTTCCGAACATCGATACGTTTCGAGAGCGCTGCAATCAGATCCCAAGAGGACATCTCGAGTTAGCTTATCTGGGAAAAGAGGCAGCACGGAATAAGAATGCTGCCGTTCGGTTCGGAATCGACACCGATCGACCACTTGAGCGCATCGAACTTGACGAAAGCCAAGTCGACCTCATGACGATCATGATGCTGGCAGGGTTGTGGAACAAGCTCACGAAAGCAGAGAAAGATGTCGTTTCACGGGTCCGACTTTGGATCACAGCGGCTATCGACACCGCTACAAGAAGCCTGCTTGGGCTTCGCTTCCATCCAGAAGAGCCGAGCGCTTCGACGGCCGTTGCCACTCTGGGCATGGTCTTTCAAGACAAGTCACAGCTCTCCGAGACCCTTGGTTGCGTAACCAGGTGGAAGCAGCAGGGCAATGCAGAGGAAGTGGTCATCGACTCCGCCACTTGGCTGGCGAGCATGGCAATGCGCGTAGCGGTGCTTGACGCCGGTGCATGCTTCTTCCAGCCGAAAGCGGGCGACCCTCGCTCGAAAGGTACGATCGAACGGTGGTTCCGCACCATCAACCGGGATGCGCTCGCAACCTTTGCCGGACGTACGTGGGGCAGTCCAGATGAGATGGGCGACCTTACTGCGTCAGAGCAGGCCAGCATCGCGTATGATCAGTACGCGGAACTCATGTATCGCTTCCTGATCGATGTCTACCACAACACTGCGCACTACGGGCTTCAGGGGGAAACGCCGCTTGCAGCCTGGGAGCGCCTGAACAAGTTTTACAAGCCTACGCCGCCCATGTCTCAGAACATTCATCGCCACATTTTTGGCGTTAAGGGCACCCGCAAGCTCACGAACGCTGGAATTCGGTTCCTTGGCATCCAGTATTGGTCCAAGGCTCTCCATCACCTCTTCCTGAAGAAGGATATCGATGTCGAAATCCGAGTAGGCATTTCAGACCTCGGGATGATCTCCGTCCAACATGAGCAGGGCTGGTTGAACGTGCCAGCCCTGCATCAGGAATTCGCGGGCATGAGTGTTTGGAAGTGGATGGCGTTCAACAAACGTCTTCGCATCCTGAACCAGAGGACGGCAAAGGTTCACCGTTCGGTTGCCCTCAGGGCCAAGGAATATCTTCGAAATCAAGCTGAGATCGCTCGCGCTGAAGCGCAGCTCGGAACAGCGGTCGTTAACGACGACGACTTTAAGCGCTGGGAAAAGAGCCTCGCTCACACGGTCGAGATCATCGATGACGAAGAGGAAGAAGTGCCTGTACTGCACGATGAGTCGAACCTGATCGACCTCTACAGCGACATGTATGCTGGAATGCTGCTGGCCCGCGAGGAGGCCAAGGCGCAAAAGCGGGCGGCAGAACACGCCAAGACGTCTAAGCGGGGCAATAGCGACCGCTCGAAGCGTCCGTCGGCGAGCGTGGAGGCAGCGCCTGCTACCGATCGCTCCTCATCATCGCTTGACCCCGCACCGGCCATCGCCCCCAGCACCTCCAGCCGCTTCGATCGCTAG
- a CDS encoding IS3 family transposase (programmed frameshift), translating to MQRRIFSREYKLEAVKLVRERGVAVAQAARDLDVHENVLRKWVREYGDDPGQSFPGKGQMKPEQLEIERLRREVAKLKAERDIPKKGRSLLCQGRDMKFAFVAKHRSIWPVAWLCEALGVSRSGFHAWFNRSPSEHARHDEVLLERIKQSFQSSDRTYGARRVWHDVLEEGLSCGLHRIERLMRLNALRARPRRRGLPKDAGDRAVIMPNVLDRQFVADRPNQKWVADFTYIWTAEGWLYVAAVIDLFSRRVVGWSMNANMTAQLVTDALIMAIWRRGKPDALLHHSDQGSQYTSEQFQRLMGDHGITCSMSRSGNVWDNAAMESFFSSLKTERTARKVYRTRNDARADVFDYIERFYNPKRRHSTLGYLSPNDFETKVGLA from the exons ATGCAAAGACGAATATTCAGCCGCGAGTACAAGCTTGAGGCGGTGAAGCTGGTCAGGGAGCGTGGGGTTGCCGTTGCGCAGGCTGCCCGTGATCTTGATGTCCACGAGAATGTGTTGCGCAAATGGGTTCGGGAATACGGCGACGATCCCGGCCAATCCTTTCCTGGAAAAGGGCAAATGAAGCCGGAGCAGCTTGAGATCGAGCGGCTCCGTCGTGAAGTCGCAAAGCTGAAGGCAGAGCGCGATATCC CTAAAAAAGGCCGCAGCCTACTTTGCCAGGGACGCGATATGAAGTTCGCGTTCGTTGCAAAGCACCGCTCGATCTGGCCGGTGGCATGGCTCTGTGAAGCGCTGGGAGTTTCTCGTTCAGGTTTCCACGCCTGGTTCAATCGTTCTCCGAGCGAACATGCACGCCATGACGAGGTCCTGCTGGAAAGGATCAAGCAGAGTTTCCAGTCCAGCGACCGCACCTATGGTGCCCGACGGGTCTGGCACGATGTGCTGGAGGAAGGGTTATCCTGTGGCCTCCATCGTATTGAGCGGCTGATGCGCTTGAATGCGCTCAGGGCAAGACCGAGGCGGCGTGGCTTGCCAAAGGATGCCGGTGACCGTGCCGTCATCATGCCTAACGTGCTGGACCGCCAGTTCGTGGCAGACCGTCCGAACCAGAAATGGGTGGCTGACTTCACCTATATCTGGACCGCGGAAGGCTGGCTGTATGTCGCAGCCGTCATCGACCTGTTCTCACGCCGTGTCGTCGGCTGGTCGATGAATGCCAACATGACAGCCCAACTCGTCACAGATGCGCTGATCATGGCGATATGGCGTCGAGGAAAACCAGATGCTCTGCTGCATCACTCCGACCAGGGCAGCCAATATACCAGCGAGCAGTTCCAGCGCCTCATGGGAGATCACGGCATCACCTGCTCGATGAGCCGCTCTGGAAATGTCTGGGACAACGCTGCAATGGAGAGCTTCTTCTCCTCACTGAAAACGGAGAGAACGGCACGGAAGGTTTATCGCACGAGGAATGACGCCAGAGCCGATGTGTTCGATTACATCGAGCGCTTCTACAACCCGAAGCGTCGCCACTCGACACTGGGCTATCTCAGCCCCAATGACTTTGAAACAAAGGTGGGATTAGCTTAA
- a CDS encoding ATP-binding protein yields the protein MTTATTMISPSIARIRALQPAHRLLKADRIAHMNGRYIGLKRDESLAYDLDAQETSIAVSEIGKFSRPDKRRIIAVLGESGAGKTTALFEHINQRPAMLPYVDDDGNEFDPVLSFTNPSPNTPLLFALEGLHALKFPIRKKLQENEAWQVFRDALKARRVHWVFVDEAQHAIDTANVIEITKIANAFKNLVQMPDWPVRLILAGVEPLGSFLTIKQLTNRHTVVHFEKMKDAVGIATIQHAAKTIITEHASLKTALHNDPEFIHRLAHAGEHDFGTVTQIIRAATEIAIWDDDVVVTDEHFKKAYSHFSGCGPLDNIFSVAHWSEITPRLAKLREADRLWQKEHPRHAKVLGL from the coding sequence ATGACCACTGCAACGACCATGATTAGCCCCTCCATCGCCCGCATTCGCGCACTGCAACCTGCGCATCGTCTCCTGAAGGCGGATCGTATCGCACATATGAACGGTCGATATATCGGTCTAAAGCGCGACGAAAGCCTTGCATATGATCTCGATGCCCAGGAAACCAGCATTGCTGTTTCCGAAATTGGGAAGTTTTCCCGTCCTGACAAGCGCCGGATCATCGCGGTGTTGGGCGAATCCGGCGCGGGCAAAACGACCGCCTTGTTCGAGCACATCAACCAGCGTCCCGCGATGCTGCCCTACGTTGACGACGACGGTAACGAGTTCGATCCCGTTCTCTCGTTTACCAACCCCTCGCCAAACACTCCGTTGCTTTTCGCATTGGAGGGTCTCCACGCACTCAAGTTTCCGATCCGCAAGAAACTGCAAGAAAACGAGGCCTGGCAGGTTTTCCGTGATGCCTTGAAAGCACGGCGGGTTCATTGGGTCTTCGTCGACGAAGCGCAGCACGCCATCGACACCGCCAATGTGATCGAGATCACCAAGATCGCAAATGCTTTTAAGAACCTCGTGCAGATGCCCGACTGGCCGGTGCGCCTGATTTTGGCGGGCGTAGAGCCCCTTGGTTCTTTCCTCACGATAAAGCAGCTCACCAATCGCCATACCGTCGTTCACTTCGAAAAGATGAAAGACGCCGTCGGCATTGCCACCATCCAGCACGCTGCCAAGACGATCATTACCGAGCATGCCTCCCTTAAAACCGCGCTGCATAATGATCCGGAATTCATCCACCGCCTGGCGCATGCTGGCGAGCACGATTTTGGAACGGTCACCCAGATCATTCGCGCGGCAACTGAAATTGCGATCTGGGACGACGACGTCGTCGTGACCGACGAGCACTTCAAGAAGGCGTACAGCCATTTTTCGGGCTGCGGTCCACTCGATAACATCTTCTCTGTGGCACACTGGAGCGAAATCACCCCACGGCTGGCCAAACTTCGTGAGGCGGACCGCCTCTGGCAGAAAGAGCATCCCCGTCATGCAAAGGTACTCGGCCTGTGA
- the istA gene encoding IS21 family transposase has translation MPRRKQARRTTVKDIRSILRLTHEQGLSVRAVSERLKISKTSVATYLLRARETGLSVWPLPAGLDDDAALERHLFRRVGRPPQDLVEPDWRSVSAELKRKGVTLTLLWQEYRASHPDGYGYTWFCDRFAVFERRAHATFRNRHEAGAVMQTDYAGHTIPIIDPSTGVIHSAQIFVAMLPASSLTFACASFSQKLPDWIEGQERALSFFGGVTKAIVCDNLKAGVAKALWFEPTLNATFAAMAEHYDTTILPTRSRKPRDKAKVEGAVLIVERWILARLRNRRFFSLADLNAAISVLLDDLNNRPMRHIGKSRRDLFEEVERKALAPLPATPFDYAEWKSAKVHPDYHVEVDKTFYSVPHRLIGRQVDVRLTHRVVEVFLDHKRIASHIRRSQRSGHVTVNEHMPKSHQRYANTTPASLLNQAARIGVNTAILVERMMRDRPHPEQGYRSAFGILSLARRYETDRLEAACERALVINSITYSSVAAILKSGLDRTKPQTDPAKPTPPHTNIRGGSYYQ, from the coding sequence ATGCCAAGACGGAAGCAAGCGAGACGAACGACAGTGAAAGACATTCGATCGATACTGCGACTGACGCACGAGCAGGGCCTTTCGGTTCGCGCCGTTTCGGAACGCCTGAAGATCAGCAAAACCTCTGTGGCGACGTATCTGTTGCGAGCGAGGGAGACCGGACTTTCGGTCTGGCCGTTGCCTGCGGGCCTGGACGATGATGCCGCGCTGGAGCGACATCTTTTCCGGCGCGTTGGCCGGCCGCCACAGGACTTGGTCGAGCCGGATTGGCGGTCCGTTTCCGCCGAGCTGAAGCGCAAGGGTGTAACGCTGACGCTGCTCTGGCAGGAATACAGGGCGAGCCATCCCGACGGCTACGGCTACACATGGTTTTGCGACCGTTTTGCCGTCTTCGAACGCCGCGCTCACGCGACGTTCCGCAACCGTCATGAGGCGGGCGCGGTGATGCAGACGGATTATGCCGGCCACACCATCCCCATCATCGACCCTTCGACCGGCGTCATCCATTCGGCACAAATCTTTGTGGCGATGCTTCCCGCCTCGTCGTTGACATTCGCCTGTGCCAGCTTCAGCCAGAAACTGCCGGACTGGATCGAGGGCCAGGAACGCGCGCTGAGCTTCTTCGGCGGCGTCACGAAGGCGATCGTGTGCGACAACCTGAAGGCAGGCGTCGCCAAGGCGCTGTGGTTCGAGCCGACGCTCAACGCCACCTTCGCTGCTATGGCCGAACATTACGATACGACCATCCTGCCGACCAGAAGCCGCAAGCCGCGTGACAAAGCCAAGGTCGAAGGTGCAGTGCTGATCGTCGAGCGCTGGATATTGGCTCGCCTCAGAAACCGACGCTTCTTCAGTCTGGCTGATCTGAATGCCGCGATCTCGGTTCTGCTTGACGACTTGAACAACCGCCCGATGCGCCACATCGGAAAGTCGCGCCGAGACCTGTTCGAGGAGGTAGAGAGAAAGGCGCTTGCGCCGCTGCCAGCAACGCCGTTCGACTATGCGGAATGGAAATCGGCGAAGGTCCATCCCGATTACCATGTCGAGGTCGACAAGACCTTCTACTCTGTGCCGCACCGCTTGATCGGCCGACAGGTTGATGTGCGTCTGACCCACCGGGTGGTCGAGGTATTTCTCGATCACAAGCGGATTGCCAGCCATATCAGGCGTTCTCAGCGATCCGGGCATGTGACGGTCAACGAGCATATGCCCAAATCCCACCAGCGTTATGCCAACACGACGCCGGCATCGCTTTTGAACCAGGCGGCAAGGATCGGGGTGAACACCGCCATTCTGGTCGAGCGGATGATGCGCGATCGTCCTCATCCCGAACAAGGATATCGCTCGGCCTTCGGCATTCTGTCCCTTGCCCGCCGTTACGAGACGGATCGCCTGGAAGCGGCGTGCGAGCGGGCGCTGGTCATCAACTCCATCACCTATTCCTCTGTCGCCGCCATTCTCAAATCCGGTCTCGATCGAACCAAACCCCAGACAGACCCGGCAAAACCCACCCCGCCGCACACCAACATCCGCGGCGGCTCCTATTACCAGTGA
- a CDS encoding YccF domain-containing protein, whose protein sequence is MAKLSAFPFGKEVVHVRELDGKGVTAVTALTGTIGFVVNVIWACTFGIGLFVGHLVAGVINCIFIITIPFGLQSFKLAGLSFWPVGRRVVSVEMARIAREHNAQEKFNKIRAKSGATSVVAAK, encoded by the coding sequence ATGGCCAAGCTGTCAGCGTTTCCTTTTGGCAAGGAAGTCGTTCACGTTCGTGAGCTGGACGGGAAAGGCGTCACTGCCGTGACCGCGCTGACTGGAACGATTGGTTTCGTCGTAAATGTCATCTGGGCCTGCACCTTCGGTATCGGCTTGTTCGTCGGTCACTTGGTTGCTGGCGTGATCAACTGCATTTTCATCATCACCATCCCGTTCGGACTTCAATCATTCAAGCTCGCCGGTCTCAGCTTCTGGCCAGTCGGCCGCCGGGTGGTATCCGTCGAGATGGCGCGGATCGCGCGAGAGCACAACGCCCAGGAAAAGTTCAACAAGATCCGTGCAAAGAGTGGCGCCACAAGCGTTGTGGCCGCAAAATGA
- a CDS encoding TniQ family protein, with protein sequence MKFNPGETVGSFCSRLAAAYGLRSASYFAELFEFSFWGLLNGGPRDMQIFAEITGVPTTRLDVGVASVGRDVMINGHRFARRFVDPLRCRLCPRCVIDGMGPQHNPTRSYAKVEWALKSMRCCPIHDRELMTFKGRTWQDSADFAWVVRENLKLIERSTSQLRSSPFEPYVSLRLNEDLVSDAWLDALPLQTAIHFTETLGAVMRHGSEPDLETLTSSEWVDAGREGIAVTSAGLAAVKEVLHEIASRPMPRGRKSLTMVFGRLAAEVLEFENDPGYVEIISVMREFALG encoded by the coding sequence GTGAAATTCAATCCGGGAGAAACAGTCGGGAGTTTCTGCTCGCGGTTGGCGGCGGCGTACGGGTTGAGGTCGGCATCCTACTTTGCTGAGCTTTTTGAATTTAGTTTCTGGGGCCTGCTCAATGGCGGGCCCCGGGACATGCAAATTTTCGCCGAGATCACAGGTGTCCCTACGACACGTCTGGATGTCGGGGTCGCTTCGGTCGGACGCGATGTCATGATCAATGGGCACCGCTTCGCGAGGCGGTTCGTGGATCCCCTCCGCTGCAGACTTTGTCCCCGATGTGTGATCGACGGGATGGGACCGCAGCACAACCCCACTCGCTCTTATGCGAAGGTGGAATGGGCGCTCAAGTCGATGCGCTGCTGCCCCATTCATGATCGCGAACTGATGACCTTCAAGGGGCGGACATGGCAAGACAGCGCAGATTTCGCCTGGGTCGTACGCGAGAACCTTAAGCTGATCGAACGCTCCACATCCCAGCTCCGGTCGTCACCATTCGAACCGTACGTGTCGCTGCGCCTCAACGAGGATCTTGTTTCCGACGCGTGGCTCGACGCGCTCCCACTGCAAACAGCGATCCACTTTACAGAAACGCTGGGTGCGGTAATGCGGCATGGAAGCGAACCTGATCTGGAAACACTGACATCGTCGGAATGGGTGGATGCGGGTCGTGAGGGGATCGCAGTCACCAGCGCTGGGCTGGCAGCGGTCAAAGAGGTGCTCCACGAAATCGCTTCGCGTCCGATGCCGCGCGGAAGAAAATCGCTGACGATGGTATTCGGCAGACTGGCTGCCGAGGTCTTGGAGTTTGAAAACGATCCGGGCTATGTGGAGATTATCTCAGTGATGAGGGAATTCGCGCTAGGATAA